The DNA segment GACAGGATGGTGCCGGCGGTGTCGATCAGCACCACGCCGTCGGTCGCGGTATCGAGAATGGCGCGCAGTTCGCGCTCGGAGTTCTCGGCGCTGCGCAGGGCAAGCTCGGCCTGGCGCAGGCGCTCATCCGCAATGCCCTCGATCCGGTGCAGCACATAGAGCATGGCCGTCCCGCCCTCCCAGGGCGTGGAGATCAGCCGGGCCTCGACGGGGATCGCGCCTCCGCGCGCGGTGAGCAGCGTCAGCGCGCCGGCTTCCGGTCCCCTGCGCTCTTCCGAACTGCCGAACAGCCCGGCGAGCCCGCCGGCGGCTTCAAGCGCGGCGAGATCCTGATGACCGGTCCAGTCCAGCAGCGCGCGGTTGGCGTAGAGCATGCGGTCGCCCCGGAACGCCAGCATAGCGAGCGGGAGCCGGTCGAGCACCGGTCGCTCGCCATCCGCCAGGACCCGGCGCAGGCCATCGGGCTCGGTCGGGGCGGTGACGGACGGCGCGGGCTCGGCCGGGAGTGGATGTGTCGGGGCGGGTGTGGCGCGGCCGGAGGCGGAGCGGATGTCGATGGGTGCCGATGTGTCGGGCGCGGTGGTGTCGGGCCGCGGCCCGTCTTCGCCCGACGTGGAGGGCTCACCGAGAAAGTCGGGTGCGTCGTCGTCGCCTTCGAGGCGGGCTCCGAGCGCCCGTGCGATTTCGCGGAAGGCATTGCGCTCGCCGGTCGACAGCCCTTCCCAGGAGGCGCGAATGGTTGCGGGGCGCGGCGCGGGCGGCTCGGCGTGGAGCTGCACCACATTGGGCGCCTTTGGCGGCGTGGGGGGCACGACGGGCGGGGCTGCCGGCGCCGGCGTGTCCTGTCCGGGCAGCCCGTGGGGGGCTTCGGTGGCGGGAGCAACAGGCGCTGCGGGAGGCACGGGCCCGGCAATGGGGGGCTGCGCGACAGGGGGCGTGGGCGCGGCGAAGGGAGTTGCGGCAATGGGCGGCGGCGCGGGTGGCGCCGGCTCGGCAGGGGTGATCATGGGCGGGGGGGTATAGAGCGGCGGAGTAGGCGGCGCGGCGCGGCGGCCCCGGACGATGCCGAAGCCACGCATGCCATCGCCCCGGATGGGAGCGCCGCCGAGTTCGATATCCAGCGCGTCGCCGCGTGCGGTGGGCAGCACGATGGGCAGATGATTGAAGCTCAGGCCCTGAAGAACAGCGTGGTGCGCACCCGGAGCGCCCAGGGCCTGAAAGTCGCGACCCGCGATGGTCTCCACTGGCTGGTCGAGCGCGGCCGCCAGACGCGGATCGATATGGTTGAGGCGCGCGTCCGGTCCGGTCCGCCAGGTGAAGCGTTGCGGCAGAGAGGGGGCGGCGGCCGCTTCGGGCGTGGCGTTGGCGGGCTGCGGCGCCGGGGCCGGCTCGGCCTCGCCTATGGCGCCGATACGCTCCCCCGCGACCAGCAGAGCGGCCTTCGCCGGTCCGGCGGTCAGCAGCGTGCAGGCGAAGACGACGGGCGTCAGCCGGCCGGGAAGACGCAGCCGCTCAAGCCGCGCCGGGCGATCGGCCCTCAGCATCGGCAGGATGCGGACCAGCGTCGCGGCCAGTTCCGCGGCAACCGCCGCTGTTTCCAGCAGCGCACGACCGCCCGCATTGGCCGCCAGAAGCGTGCCATTCGGGCGCAGCAGAACCGCAGGCATAGCTCCGCCGAGCGCCGTCTGTGCGCGCGTGCAAAGCTCAGCCTCCGCGTGTGCCTGCTGCATGGTATGTTCGTCCCCGGAAGCACTCGTGCCGGGCGGAAGGCCTTTCGGCGATATTCCTTCCATCCGGCACCCGCACTACCTTAATGTCCACTGTGCCCTTGCGCCATGTCGGCGGGGGTGCGTCATCACGGCTTCGCAGTTTCAGGTTAACCGGTGACCACTGAAGCCGGTTAATCACTTGCAACCATGGAGCCGTCGCGGGCCAGCGATTTCTGTTGCGTTGCGGCGCGTTTATAATACTTTCGTCGTAGGCATCTGCGCCAATGGAGTATGCCGGACGACTGGCGTTAGGATGAAACGTCGACAGCGGAGGTGTGCCCATGGCCGATGATCCGAAGACACGTGTTCCTGAAGAGTTGCGCAATTTCGCCGAGCAGGGCGTCGATCAGGCGCGCGCGGCGATGGATGGCGTGATGACCGCCGCCCACAAGGCGCTCGACGATGCCGGCCGACAGGTCGACGCCGCCCATGACAATGTCCGCGAATTGGGCCGGACCACACTCGACTTCGCGGAGGCGAACATCGCCGCGGCCTTCGACTTCGCCGCGCGCATCGCCAAGGCACAGACCGTCGACGAGTGGCCCCGTCTCCAGGCCGACTTCCTGAACGAGCAGGCGGCGCGCCTGACCGAACAGGCCAAGACGCTGGGCGAGCACGGCGTCTCCGCGACCATGAAGGGCGCCTCAGGCATCGATCCCGCCACGCCCAAGAAGTAGTGCGGCACCCGCCGGGAAAAGGCTTTCCCGGCATGTCCCCGCAAAAAAAATTCGGCTTCGGGTTTTATTGTGCATTGCAATATGATAGTGCAATGCACAATTGATGGATGCGGCGTCAGGAAGGACCCCCGCTCGATATCGGGTGTCGCGTCTTCCACGCGCGAGGTGCGATCGTAGACCGCGGAAGCGATCGCGACCTTCTTGGTTGTTACCGCGATGCGAGGAGACAACACATGGTTGAAGCTACTCCCGTCACGCCTTCCCCGAAGAAGGCTGCCAAGGCTGCCACCAACGCGTTCGAGTCGACCTTCCCGAAGATGGACATGCCCTCTCTCGAAGTGCCGGCGGCCGTGCGTGAAATGGCCGAGAAGAGCGTGCAGAGCGCTCGCGAGGCTTACGAGAAGATGAAGGCAAGCGCCGAGGAGACCACGGATCTCCTTGAGGACACCTACACGACCGCTTCCAAGGGCGTGACCGAATACAACACGGTGGCTCTGGAGTCGCTGCGCAGCAATGTGAACGCCGCCTTCGACTATATGAGCGCGCTGATGGGAACCAAGAGCGTCTCCGAGGCGGTCGAGCTTTCCACCGGCCACATGCGCAAGCAGTTCGACGTGCTTTCCGCCCAGGCGAAGGAACTTTCCACCATCGCCCAGAAGGTGGCCACGGAGACCGCAGAGCCGATCAAGGCTTCGGTCGAGAAGAACATCAAGAAGTCGGCCTGATCCCGGCTTCGCGCGTCAATCTGCGCCATCAAAACCGGTCCGCGTCGCGGGCCGGTTTTTTTTTCGTGCCGGCACGCTTTTTCGGCGCTTCCTTCTGCTTGACACCTTTTTGTGGCCTGCCTATCTCCGCAGCGGTTTTGGCACTCGCTTCAGAAGAGTGCTAGACGTCCACCCGAACGCCAAACTGGCGTGTGACAGGTTGATCCGAGGAGCCTCCAATGGCCAAGCTGAAGTTCCGCCCCCTGCATGATCGTATCGTGGTGAAGCGCCTCGACGCGGAAGAGAAGACTGCCGGCGGCATCATCATTCCCGACAGCGCCAAGGAAAAGCCCTCCCAGGGCGAAGTGGTCGCGGTTGGTCCCGGCGCGCGTGACGAGGCCGGCAAGCTGGTCCCGCTCGACGTCAAGGCGGGCGACAAGGTGCTGTTCGGCAAGTGGTCCGGCACCGAGGTCAAGGTTGACGGTCAGGACCTCCTGATCATGAAGGAATCCGACGTCATGGGCATCGTCGGCTGAACGCCGGCTGATCGCACCGCGACGAACCGGCCCGGATCGCCCGGCGTCTCCACGCCGCTCCGGGCCGTGAACACCCCTATTCAGGAGTAGGCTATATGGCTGCCAAGGAAGTAAAATTCGCCGGCGATGCGCGCGAGAAGATGCTGCGCGGCGTCGACATCCTCGCCAATGCGGTGAAGGTCACGCTCGGCCCCAAGGGCCGTAACGTCGTCATCGACAAGAGCTTCGGCGCCCCGCGCATCACCAAGGACGGCGTCACCGTCGCCAAGGAGATCGAGCTCGAGGACAAGTTCGAGAACATGGGCGCCCAGATGGTGCGCGAAGTGGCCTCGAAGACCAACGACCTTGCGGGTGACGGCACCACCACCGCCACCGTGCTCGCCCAGGCGATCGTCAAGGAAGGCGCCAAGGCGGTTGCCGCCGGCATGAACCCGATGGACCTCAAGCGCGGCATCGACCTCGCCGTCACCGAGGCGATCAAGGACATCGTCAAGCGCGCCAAGAAGGTGAAGTCGAGCGACGAAGTCGCCCAGGTCGGCACCATCTCCGCCAATGGCGACGCCGCGATCGGCGAGATGATCGCCGGCGCGATGCAGAAGGTCGGCAACGAGGGTGTCATCACCGTCGAGGAAGCCAAGACCGCCGAGACCGAGCTTGAAGTGGTCGAGGGCATGCAGTTCGACCGCGGCTACCTCTCTCCCTATTTCGTCACCAATGCCGAGAAGATGACGGTGGATCTCGACGATCCCTACATGCTCATCTTCGACAAGAAGCTCTCCGGCCTGCAGGCGATCCTGCCCGTGCTTGAGGCGGTTGTGCAGTCGGGCAAGCCGCTGCTCATCGTTGCGGAGGACGTCGAGGGCGAGGCTCTGGCCACGCTCGTCGTCAACAAGCTGCGCGGCGGCCTCAAGGTCGCGGCCGTGAAGGCTCCCGGCTTCGGCGATCGCCGCAAGGCCATGCTGGAAGACATCGCCATCCTCACCGGTGGTCAGGTGATCTCCGAGGAGCTCGGCATCAAGCTTGAGAGCGTCAGCCTCGACATGCTCGGCCGCGCCAAGAAGGTGCTGATCGAGAAGGAAAAGACCACGATTGTCGACGGTGCCGGCAAGAAGAAGGACATCGAGGGCCGCGTTGCCCAGATCAAGGCGCAGATCGAGGAGACGACCTCGGACTACGACCGTGAGAAGCTCCAGGAGCGTCTGGCCAAGCTCGCGGGCGGCGTTGCGGTGATCCGCGTCGGCGGCGCGACCGAAATCGAGGTCAAGGAAAAGAAGGACCGCATCGACGACGCGCTGAACGCCACCCGCGCCGCGGTGCAGGAAGGCATCGTTCCCGGCGGCGGCATCGCCCTGCTGCGCGCCAAGAAGTCGATCGACAAGCTGACCAATGACAACCCCGACATCGCCGCCGGCATCAAGATCGTGCTGAAGGCGCTTGAGGCCCCGATCCGCCAGATCGCCGAGAATTCCGGCGTCGAAGGCTCGATCGTGGTCGGCAAGGTCCAGGAGTCGAAGGACCAGAACTTCGGCTTCAACGCCCAGTCCGAGCAGTATGTCGACATGATCGCGTCGGGCATCGTCGATCCGGCCAAGGTCGTGCGCACGGCCCTGCAGGACGCGGCCTCGATCGCCGGCCTGCTCATCACCACCGAGGCGATGGTCGCCGACCTGCCCAAGCCCGCAGCGGCGGCTCCGGCCATGCCGGGCGGCGGCATGGGCGGCATGGGCGGCATGGATTTCTGACGAAATCCACGGTCCCCACGCTGTGTCCGGGTGCTCGGGCCCGGCGAAACGGGGCTTGAGTGGTGGCATGGATTTCCCAGGAGGGCCACGCTCCCACGACGGACATTGCCTGTGACGAGGATGAGGGCGTGGCGAGAGCCGCGCCCTTTTCTTTTGGCGCGCCACTGGTCGTTGGCGGGCCCTTGTCCTCCGCTTGGCGACCCCGGCCCCGGCCGTCTGCCTCTGGCCAGATCTCGGCAGCGCCATAGATGACGTCGGCAGGCGCTGTTTGCGACATTCTGATGTGCGCCTGCGGGGGAGGCGGTTCATCCTCCCTTCACACCGAGAGGGAGGCGCGCCGATGGATCAACGCATTATCGATCTCTACGATCGCTTCACGCATGGTCAGCTCGACCGGCGCAGTTTCATGGACCGGCTGGCAACGCTGGCCGGGTCGGCGGCAGCGGCGGGCGCCCTGCTGCCGCTTCTCGCCAACGACTATGCGAGCGCCGCGATCGCGCCGGAGGACGACCCCCGGCTGGAGGTCGCGCGCGTCAGCTATCCATCCGGCAATGGCGAGGTGAGCGGCTATCTGGCCCGTGCCCGGCGTGTCGACAGCAAGCGGCCGGCGGTGCTTGTGATCCATGAGAACCGGGGCCTTAACCCGCATATCAAGGACATTACGCGGCGGGTCGCGCTGGGCGGCTATCTCGCCTTCGGCGTCGACCTGCTGTCTGCGCAAGGAGGGACGCCCGACGACGAGGACAAGGCGCGCGACATGATCGCCGCGCTGGACCGGCCGGCCACGGTCGCGCGCGCGGTCGATGCCGTCGCGTTCCTGGCTGCCCACCCGGCCTCGACAGGGGAGGTGGGCGCTCTCGGCTTCTGCTGGGGTGGGGCGATGGTGAACCTGCTCGCCGAGGCGAGCCCGGAGCTCAAGGCGGGCGTGGCCTATTACGGCATGCCGCCGCCGCTCGATCAGGTGGGCGACATCAAGGCTGCGCTGCTGCTGCACTATGCCGGGCTCGACAACCGCATCAACGCGGCGGTTCCCGCCTATGAGAAGGCGTTGAAGGCGGCCGGAAAGGACTTCACCATCTACGTCTATCCGGGTGTCAATCACGCCTTCAACAACGACACCAGCCCGACGCGCTTCGACCCGAAGGCGGCCGAGCTGGCCTGGGGGCGGACGATGGATTTCCTCGCCGAGGAGCTGGGCGTGCCGCCACCGGTGGAGACCTGAACTGCCCCCTGATACGGCGCTAGATCGGCGGAAGCTGCAGCCAATTGGCAAGGGCGTTGACGACGAGGTCGACCGCCAGCGCCGCCAGCACCATGCCCATGACGCGGCTGATGATGGAGGCGCCGCCCTGGCCGATGAAGCGGATCAGCGAGCCCGCCGCGATCATGATGCCCAGAGTAAACACCAGCACCAGGCTGAACGTCGCGATCGTCATCATCCGGTCAGGAAAATCGTGGCGCGCATCATCGGTCAGCACCACGGCCGCCAGCATGGCGCCCGGGCTGGCGATGGAGGGGATGGCCAGCGGGTAGATCGCGATTTCCACCGGGTTGGTCTCGGGCGTGGTGTGCGCGTCCGAATGGCCGGATCCGTTGATCATGGTCAGCGCGAACAGGAACAGCACGATGCCGCCCGCGATCTGGAAGGAATCGATCGAGATGCCCATCGAGCGCAGCAACCAGCTTCCCGCCAGGGCGAAGAACACCAGTATGCCGAACGAGACCAGCACCGAGAGGACGGCCGCCTTGCGCCGGTCGGCGGCGTCGAGCACGGCGGTGACCGCGATGAAGACCGGAAGCGTGCCGAGCGGATCGATGACCACCCAGAGGGTGACGAATTCCTGAAGCCGTTGCGACCAATCCATATGGGCACTCCCTGCCTTACGCTTTCTGCCACCTGATCATGACACAGACGCGGCGCCGCGCGGTTGCATCGCAAGAGAGCGGCCGGCATCCTGCGCGAATCGAACTGAAGGGGCAGTGAATGGCCATCGCACGCCAGAGGCCGGATTTCACCCATGAAGCTACGGCGTGGCGGGCGGGGGACATTCCGGTGGCGGGAGCCGACGAGGTTGGCCGGGGTCCGTGGGCCGGACCTGTCGTCGCGTGCGCCGTCGTCCTCGATCCCGCGCGCGTGCCGGTAGGGCTCGATGATTCCAAGAAGCTGAAGGCCGACAAGCGCGAGCGCCTGTTCGATGAGATCTGCGCCACCGCGGAGGTGTCACTGGCCTTCGCCCCACCCGCGCGCATCGACGGCCATGACATCCGCAAGGCCACGCTCTGGGCGCTGGCGCAGGCGGCGGCCGGGCTGGCGCGCCCGCCGCGCCTGTTACTGGTCGATGGGCGCGATGTGCCGGTGGTCGCCTGCGCGACCCGCGCGATCATCGGCGGGGACGGGCTTGTCGCCTCCATCGCGGCGGCCTCGATCGTCGCCAAGGTGACGCGCGACCGGCTGATGAAGCAGCTTGGGCTGGCGCATCCGGGCTACGGTTTCGAGCGGCACATGGGCTATGGCACGCGCGAACACGCCGAGGCGCTGGCGGAACTCGGGGCCTGCCGTCATCACCGCACCTCGTTCGCGCCGGTCAGGGTCCGTCTCGCGCTCGACCGGCCGACCGCCGACCGGCTCTAGGAGCGCCCATGCTCTGGTCGGCACGGTGGATCGAAGCACTGCGCGCGCGGCCCCGTCTGGCGGTGCTGATGGCGGGTGCCGCTCTCGGCCTGTTGTGGCTGGTCGTGCCCGCCCTGCTTTTTGCCACGCCCCCGCTTGATCTGACGGAATATCTGCTGGCCGCCCGCGCCGGGCGGATCGGCGCCGATGCCGGCGGGCCTATCGCGGCGGGGTTGAGCTGGCTTGCGCTGGACTATGTCGGACCCTGGGCTGTCTACGGGCTGTTCGCGCTGGCGATCACCGTTTCGGCCGGGCTCGTCTATCGCCTTGGCGCCCGACTGGTCGGGCGTGCCATGGGCGGCGCGGCGGCGCTGGTTTTCGTGGCGGTGGAAGGCATCGGAATGCCGCTCGATCCCTTTGCCCCGGATCGGCTGGCATTGCCGGCGGTGCTCTGGGTGTGTCTGGAAGCGTGGCGGCTGATCGGGGAAGGCAAAAGCCGCGCCTGGCCTGCGCTCGCGGCGGCGGCCGGGCTTGCGCTGTTCACCGGCTGGTCGGGCTGGGCGGCAGTAATCTCCGTCGCGCTGCTGATCGGGCTGACGGCGGCGGGACGGGCGGCGCTGCGCACCCGCGATATGGTCCAGCCCCTCGCGATGGGTCTTACCTTCCTGGTTCCCTTCGTGCTGTGGACGGTGCGTTTTCCCCCGCCGCTACCGACCCTTGGGGCGATGGAAGGGGTGACGGCCGCCGTTCCTGCCGCGACGCTGCTGGCCGGGCTCGCGCTGGCCAGCGTGCCGGGCGCCCTGCTGGTACTGATCTCGTCGGCCATTGGCGATCGCGGCAAGGTCGATGATGTGCCCGTGCTGGTGCGCGGTCCGCTGCCGGGCTTCGCGGCCGTCTTCATCATTGTGCTCGCTCTGGTGCCGCTCGCCATCACGCTGGTTCTGGCCATGCTCGGGCAACGGCAAAGCGTGTGGGGCACGCCGGCGCCGGCACTGCTCGCGCTTGTTCTGGTGGCGTGGCGCGGGCAGAGCGCGGGTATTCACCGTCGCGAGGCGCTGACGACCGTGTGGCTGTGCTGTGTCGGCGCGCCCATAGCCGTGACAGCGCTGGTGACGCTTGGCGCGCCGGTGCTCGGGCGCGAGGGGCAGGACGTCAATTTTCCCGCACGCGCGATCGCGCGGCCCCTGACCGAGGTGGCGACACGCCGGCTCGGGGGGCCGCCGAGTGTGATCGGCGGGGCGCCGGAACTGGCGGCGCCGATCGCCCTGGCGAGCCCGGCCGGCCCGCTGCTGATGCCGGATGCGGATCCTTCGCAGGCGAGCGAGCAGGTGCGCCAGCGCGCCGCGCAGGCGGGAATGGTCGTGGTGTGGAAGGTATCGAGCCAGAACAGGGGCGCGCCCTATGCGCTGCGCCAGCTCTGGCCGAACCTCGTGCCGGAAGTGCCGATCGTGGTGCCGTGGGCGATTGCCGGGCGGCTGGAGCCGGTGCGGGTCGGCTGGGCCGTGGTGCCGCCACGCGGCGCGCGGTGAGCGCTCAAGGCCCGGCAGACGCTTTTCCGGGTGTCGGACGGCTCAGTGGTAGCCTTCGCCTTCGCGCACCTTGCCACGGAACAGCCAGTAGACGAAGGCAGTGTAGCCCAGGATCACCGGCAGCATGAAGACCGTGCCGATGAGGGTGAAGACCTGGCTCGCAGGCGCCGCGGCGGTGTCCCACACGGTCAGCGAGGGCGGGACCAGATAGGGGAAGATCGAGATGCCGATGCCGACATAGCCGAGCAGGAACAGCCCTATGACCCCGAAGAAGGGCATGTTCTGGTGCCCGTTCTCCAGCCAGCGCCAGACCAGCGCGGCGAGGATGAGCGTGATCACCGGCACCGGCGCGAGGTAGAACAGGTTCGGCGTGGTGAACCAGCGCTCCGCGATGCGCGGAAAGGCGATCGGAGTCCAGAGGCTGACCGCGCCCATGAAAAGCAGAACCGCGGGCAGCAGCAGCCGGGCGTGAACCCGCGCCCGCACCGCGGTGGGGCCGTCGGTCTTCATGATCAGCCAGACACTGCCGATGAGCGCGTAACCGGCAACGACGCCGAGGCCGCACAGCAGCGCGAACGGCGTTGCCCAGTCAAGCGGTCCGCCGGCGAAGGCGTTGTTCTCGACCTTGATGCCCTGCACGAAGCCGCCGAGCAGCACTCCCTGGAAGAAGGCCGCGAGCGTGGAACCGCCGGCGAAGGCGATGTTCCAGAGGAACCGGCTGGTTTCGGCGACATGGCGGAACTCGAACGCGACGCCGCGGAACACCAGCGACAGCAGCATGAATATCATCGGCAGGTAGAGTGCCGGCATCACGATGGAATAGGCGAGGGGGAAGGCGACGAACAGGCCGCCGCCGCCCAGGATGAGCCAGGTTTCGTTGCCGTCCCAGAACGGGGCGACCGAGTTCATCATCTGGTCCTTTTCCCGGTCGTTGCGGGCGAAGGGAAACAGAATGCCGATGCCGAGATCAAACCCGTCGAGCACCACATACATGGCAATGGCGACCGAGAGCAGCAGCCCCCAGATCACGGGCAGATACCAGGTCATGCCGAGACCGACTTCCATGGCTCACTCTCCCGTGGTGTTGATGGCGGCGCGGGTCGCCTCATGGGCCGAGGTGAGCGGGCGGTTCGGAACGCCGGTCGGGGTTTCGACCGCCTCGCCCTCCGGGCCGCGCGCGATCAGGCGGTTGATGTAGTAGATGCCGCCCGAGAACACGACGCCGTAGACCAGCACGAACAGGACAAGGGTCGTGGCCACCGCCCAGCCATCGACGGGTGAGATGGCGTCGACGGTGCGCAGGATGCCGTAGGCGACCCAGGGCTGGCGCCCGACCTCGGTGACGAACCATCCCGACAGCACGGTGATGAAGCCGATCGGCCAGATGTGCTGGACCGGGGCCAGGTACCAGTCGGTTTCGAACAGGCGGCGGCGCCACAGCAGGAAGGCGCCGAGCCAGCCGGTGAAGATCATCAACAACCCCATGCCGACCATGACGCGGAAGGCGAAGAACGGGATGGCGACGGGGGGCCGATCGTCGGGCGCGAATTCCTTCAGCCCCTTGAAGGTGCCATCCCAGCTATGGGTGAGGATCAGGCTGCCGAGGTGAGGGATCGCGATCTGGTAGTCGTTGCTCTCGGTCTTCTCGTTCGGCCAGGCGAACAGCACCAGCGGGACGCCGCCGTCCACACCATCGGTCTCGCCCCAATGGCCTTCGATCGCGGCGATCTTCACCGGCTGGTGTTCCAGCGTGTTCAGGCCGTGGGCGTCGCCGATATAGGCCTGAAGCGGCGCCAGGATGGCGATCAGCCCGATCGCCATGCGCATCATCGTGCGCGCGTCCTCGGAATAGCGGCCCTGATAGACGTAGCGCGCGCCAACCGCGAGCACCACGAAGGCGGTGGTGAGGTAGCAGGCCGTCACCATGTGGGCGAAGCGGTAGGGGAAGCTCGGGTTGAAGATGGCGGCGAGCCAGTCCACCGGATAGGCGACGCCGTCGATCACTTCGTGCCCGGCGGGCGTCTGCATCCAGCTATTGGCCGAAAGGATCCAGAACGCCGACAGCGAGGTGCCGGCCGCCACCATGATGGAGGCGAAGACATGGACGCCGCGTGGCACCCGGTTCCAGCCGAACAGCATGATGCCGAGGAAGGTCGCCTCCAGGAAGAAGGCGGTGAGCACCTCATAGCCGATCAGCGGCCCGATGACGTTGCCCACGACATGGGAGAAATGGCTCCAGTTCGTGCCGAACTGGTAGGAGAGCACGATGCCCGACACCACGCCCATGCCGAACGACACGGCGAAGATCTTGGTGAAGAAGCGCGCGATGCGGTGATAGCGCTCAAGCCCGGTGGTGATCCACAGAACCTCAAGGGTCGCGATGTAGGCCGCCAACCCTATGGTGAAGCTCGGAAATATGATGTGGAACGAGACGGTGAAGGCGAACTGGATGCGAGCCAGAATGACAGGATCGAATTCCATCGGCCTCCCCCAATGATGCATGCTGCCGATAGGTGACGCGGGTAGAGTAGCCCCATCGATCGCAGTATGGAACGACTCAAAACGCCCCGTCGACAACTGTGCCCCGGCAGGGATAACGGAATCGAGACAGTGAGGGCTCCGTTCCCCAACCTATTGCGGAGTATGCTCGTTCTGGCCCGCCGGCGCCGCCAGCCGCGCCTCGATGGCGAGCATGTCGCGCCAGGCCATTCGCTTACCCAGCGGGGTGCGCAGCAGATAGGCGGGGTGGAAAGTGGCAAGCGCGGCAATGCTGCGGGTGCCGGTGTCGTAGGCCATCCACCGTCCGCGCGCCTTGGTGATGCCCTCGCGGATGCCGAGCAGCGTCTGTGCCGAGGGGCCGCCGAGGCAGACCAGAATGTCCGGGTTCGCCAGTTCGATCTGGCGGCGGATGAAGGGCAGGCAGATCGCGGTTTCCTGCGGCGTCGGGGTGCGGTTTCCCGGCGGACGCCAGGGCACGACATTGGCGATGTAGGCGCTGGTCCGGTCGATGCCGATGGCGGCCAGCATGCGGTCGAGCAGCTTGCCGGAGCGGCCGACGAACGGCTTGCCCTCGATATCCTCGTCGCGTCCGGGCGCCTCGCCGACCAGCATAAGGCGGGCGGCCGGGTTTCCGTCGGCGAAGACGAGCTGCGTCGCGGTCTGTTTGAGGGGGCAACCCTCGAACTGCTCCAGCAGGGTGCGCAGGGCTTCAAGCGTCGGGGCGCTGGCGGCGGCCTCGCG comes from the Ancylobacter pratisalsi genome and includes:
- a CDS encoding ATP-binding protein, with the translated sequence MQQAHAEAELCTRAQTALGGAMPAVLLRPNGTLLAANAGGRALLETAAVAAELAATLVRILPMLRADRPARLERLRLPGRLTPVVFACTLLTAGPAKAALLVAGERIGAIGEAEPAPAPQPANATPEAAAAPSLPQRFTWRTGPDARLNHIDPRLAAALDQPVETIAGRDFQALGAPGAHHAVLQGLSFNHLPIVLPTARGDALDIELGGAPIRGDGMRGFGIVRGRRAAPPTPPLYTPPPMITPAEPAPPAPPPIAATPFAAPTPPVAQPPIAGPVPPAAPVAPATEAPHGLPGQDTPAPAAPPVVPPTPPKAPNVVQLHAEPPAPRPATIRASWEGLSTGERNAFREIARALGARLEGDDDAPDFLGEPSTSGEDGPRPDTTAPDTSAPIDIRSASGRATPAPTHPLPAEPAPSVTAPTEPDGLRRVLADGERPVLDRLPLAMLAFRGDRMLYANRALLDWTGHQDLAALEAAGGLAGLFGSSEERRGPEAGALTLLTARGGAIPVEARLISTPWEGGTAMLYVLHRIEGIADERLRQAELALRSAENSERELRAILDTATDGVVLIDTAGTILSMNHPAEALFGFEAGEVKGEAFTLLFAPESHQAAIDYLDGLASNGVASVLNDGREVIGRVREGGLIPLFMTVGRIGEDATKFCAVLRDITQWKRAEEELTEAKQLAERANLAKSDFLAKISHEIRTPLNAIIGFSEVMMEERFGPIENQRYRDYLRDIHASGGHLISLINDLLDLSKIEAGKLELQFTSVPLNEIVQQCMGIMQPQANRERIIIRSSLASDLPQIVADARSIRQIVLNLVSNSVKFTRPGGQVILSTALTENSEVVLRVRDTGVGMSETDVSIAMEPFRQLATSGRSGSGGTGLGLPLTKALAEANRASFNIRSAVDVGTIVEITFPSTRVLAS
- a CDS encoding phasin family protein, translating into MADDPKTRVPEELRNFAEQGVDQARAAMDGVMTAAHKALDDAGRQVDAAHDNVRELGRTTLDFAEANIAAAFDFAARIAKAQTVDEWPRLQADFLNEQAARLTEQAKTLGEHGVSATMKGASGIDPATPKK
- a CDS encoding phasin translates to MVEATPVTPSPKKAAKAATNAFESTFPKMDMPSLEVPAAVREMAEKSVQSAREAYEKMKASAEETTDLLEDTYTTASKGVTEYNTVALESLRSNVNAAFDYMSALMGTKSVSEAVELSTGHMRKQFDVLSAQAKELSTIAQKVATETAEPIKASVEKNIKKSA
- the groES gene encoding co-chaperone GroES translates to MAKLKFRPLHDRIVVKRLDAEEKTAGGIIIPDSAKEKPSQGEVVAVGPGARDEAGKLVPLDVKAGDKVLFGKWSGTEVKVDGQDLLIMKESDVMGIVG
- the groL gene encoding chaperonin GroEL (60 kDa chaperone family; promotes refolding of misfolded polypeptides especially under stressful conditions; forms two stacked rings of heptamers to form a barrel-shaped 14mer; ends can be capped by GroES; misfolded proteins enter the barrel where they are refolded when GroES binds) produces the protein MAAKEVKFAGDAREKMLRGVDILANAVKVTLGPKGRNVVIDKSFGAPRITKDGVTVAKEIELEDKFENMGAQMVREVASKTNDLAGDGTTTATVLAQAIVKEGAKAVAAGMNPMDLKRGIDLAVTEAIKDIVKRAKKVKSSDEVAQVGTISANGDAAIGEMIAGAMQKVGNEGVITVEEAKTAETELEVVEGMQFDRGYLSPYFVTNAEKMTVDLDDPYMLIFDKKLSGLQAILPVLEAVVQSGKPLLIVAEDVEGEALATLVVNKLRGGLKVAAVKAPGFGDRRKAMLEDIAILTGGQVISEELGIKLESVSLDMLGRAKKVLIEKEKTTIVDGAGKKKDIEGRVAQIKAQIEETTSDYDREKLQERLAKLAGGVAVIRVGGATEIEVKEKKDRIDDALNATRAAVQEGIVPGGGIALLRAKKSIDKLTNDNPDIAAGIKIVLKALEAPIRQIAENSGVEGSIVVGKVQESKDQNFGFNAQSEQYVDMIASGIVDPAKVVRTALQDAASIAGLLITTEAMVADLPKPAAAAPAMPGGGMGGMGGMDF
- a CDS encoding dienelactone hydrolase family protein, translating into MDQRIIDLYDRFTHGQLDRRSFMDRLATLAGSAAAAGALLPLLANDYASAAIAPEDDPRLEVARVSYPSGNGEVSGYLARARRVDSKRPAVLVIHENRGLNPHIKDITRRVALGGYLAFGVDLLSAQGGTPDDEDKARDMIAALDRPATVARAVDAVAFLAAHPASTGEVGALGFCWGGAMVNLLAEASPELKAGVAYYGMPPPLDQVGDIKAALLLHYAGLDNRINAAVPAYEKALKAAGKDFTIYVYPGVNHAFNNDTSPTRFDPKAAELAWGRTMDFLAEELGVPPPVET
- a CDS encoding MarC family protein, with amino-acid sequence MDWSQRLQEFVTLWVVIDPLGTLPVFIAVTAVLDAADRRKAAVLSVLVSFGILVFFALAGSWLLRSMGISIDSFQIAGGIVLFLFALTMINGSGHSDAHTTPETNPVEIAIYPLAIPSIASPGAMLAAVVLTDDARHDFPDRMMTIATFSLVLVFTLGIMIAAGSLIRFIGQGGASIISRVMGMVLAALAVDLVVNALANWLQLPPI
- a CDS encoding ribonuclease HII; this encodes MAIARQRPDFTHEATAWRAGDIPVAGADEVGRGPWAGPVVACAVVLDPARVPVGLDDSKKLKADKRERLFDEICATAEVSLAFAPPARIDGHDIRKATLWALAQAAAGLARPPRLLLVDGRDVPVVACATRAIIGGDGLVASIAAASIVAKVTRDRLMKQLGLAHPGYGFERHMGYGTREHAEALAELGACRHHRTSFAPVRVRLALDRPTADRL